A genome region from Phycisphaeraceae bacterium includes the following:
- a CDS encoding TlpA family protein disulfide reductase, with protein MLKMIKVIKMIKSSRSRLSARPFRSFLAPAVALASLALVTAPALAQAEEEMEIDFSQFQLPPGPKPLSEGWDAGALTPEAIEKANAALKALVKAHQDAPAIQNKVVFTTRHALGEQSDTLDASFGSGDTFRLSGGPMTLTSADESIFLEIAGNKRKFLKVPVKESALATLKEVLPSPLPFPLIELRKGLSGDALIEGFSLGGMLNDLKVVGLRQVDGADRVLMKGSNGDAEVAIDPKTGLAKSIMAVFSPEGAPPGMTVALDIDLGPTVMSALPSPITAPEAQGRMIVATIQDLMMPVAIGEPAVEFALMDTEGRKITSADLKGQVVVLDFWATWCAPCQMALPKLNEFAQWAAASGKPIKVFGVDVWERVEASERQAFAKKFWDQKGFSFATLVDESDELIGGYGFQGIPVTVVIGPDGNVAAVHQGFDPEMVETLKRDVEKALAKTPAAG; from the coding sequence ATGTTGAAGATGATCAAGGTGATCAAGATGATCAAGTCCAGCAGATCTCGTCTGTCGGCCCGTCCGTTCCGCTCCTTCCTCGCACCCGCGGTCGCGCTCGCGTCGCTCGCCCTCGTGACCGCTCCTGCGCTCGCGCAGGCGGAAGAGGAGATGGAGATTGACTTCAGCCAGTTCCAGTTGCCGCCGGGACCGAAGCCGCTCTCTGAGGGCTGGGATGCCGGCGCTCTCACTCCTGAAGCGATCGAGAAGGCGAACGCCGCACTCAAGGCGCTCGTCAAGGCGCATCAGGACGCACCGGCGATCCAGAACAAGGTGGTCTTCACGACCCGTCATGCGCTCGGCGAGCAGAGCGACACGCTCGATGCCTCCTTCGGCAGCGGCGACACCTTCCGCTTGAGCGGCGGGCCGATGACGCTCACCAGCGCCGATGAATCGATCTTCCTCGAGATCGCGGGCAACAAGCGGAAGTTCCTCAAGGTCCCGGTCAAGGAGAGCGCCTTGGCGACGCTGAAGGAAGTGCTTCCTTCGCCACTGCCATTCCCGCTCATCGAGCTGCGCAAGGGCCTCTCCGGCGATGCGCTGATCGAGGGTTTTTCCTTGGGCGGCATGCTGAACGATCTCAAGGTCGTCGGCCTTCGGCAGGTGGATGGCGCCGACCGAGTTCTCATGAAGGGTTCCAACGGTGACGCCGAAGTGGCCATCGACCCGAAGACCGGACTGGCGAAGTCGATCATGGCCGTCTTTTCGCCCGAGGGCGCGCCTCCCGGAATGACGGTCGCTCTCGACATTGACCTGGGACCGACGGTCATGAGCGCGCTTCCATCGCCGATCACCGCGCCCGAGGCGCAGGGTCGGATGATCGTCGCCACGATTCAGGACCTGATGATGCCGGTGGCGATCGGTGAGCCCGCCGTCGAGTTTGCCCTGATGGATACCGAAGGCAGGAAGATCACTTCCGCCGACCTCAAGGGTCAGGTTGTTGTCCTCGACTTCTGGGCGACCTGGTGTGCGCCGTGCCAGATGGCGCTGCCGAAGCTCAATGAGTTCGCCCAGTGGGCGGCCGCCAGCGGCAAGCCGATCAAGGTCTTTGGTGTCGATGTCTGGGAGCGTGTCGAAGCCTCGGAGCGCCAGGCCTTCGCCAAGAAGTTCTGGGATCAGAAGGGCTTCAGCTTTGCGACGCTCGTGGATGAGTCCGACGAGCTCATCGGTGGCTACGGCTTCCAGGGCATCCCCGTAACGGTCGTCATCGGACCCGACGGGAATGTCGCCGCGGTCCACCAGGGCTTTGATCCCGAAATGGTCGAGACGCTCAAGCGAGATGTCGAGAAGGCGCTCGCCAAGACGCCTGCGGCCGGCTGA
- a CDS encoding metallophosphoesterase, with protein MLIHLLAAILAALVASPQQFTRVDGLAVDGQTVAVADLPPIQRIAILPDRTTGRDWGLPYLRRAVEDLNRTSPDAVFCIGDMVQGYTRSVEEWERQAEEFKSIIAPLTMPFFPVAGNHDVMGGTRRPDDDTFIAHYRRVFGPLWYTVELDHLTSIILYSEEGLFERRARLSDEQLQWLSGALTAAKARGKPIIVLLHRPLWRIGAVGWSERVQPLLDAAGVKAVFAGHFHSMQRDESVGGVDYHIVGVCGGAIDQHPLSGQFHHLTYIDVRADGTLRVHHSPVGATLPDDWVARDDQDRVYKLRFDRDVLTWKGVFPDPSMASAPIVGEVELEFRNPLDVQVEVSLEQVRAAPGPWIVPNEHFLSWTPVDIFNRATHELIGPFNISGLDRHPVDPGDRTQIPVRLRAIPVSAPVAPPPIEFRVKLLDRRSREIPVFMPLRLPIQRIIPLPDRLESATPYPICVWEPSPYDTLEENPTVRLALERSATADALLVEVRVPDSVVSAYEDDQRTFEERRDDPLADAVRIQIGTTRRSVDVLTEPFAGQTFGDACEAETPERWPNNAGWTQRIRVPWPGGRFDPNASPTLNIGVADNDDTYHTQWRWLSPKSHPARLMLQPSAGRR; from the coding sequence ATGCTGATCCACCTACTCGCCGCGATTCTGGCCGCGCTCGTCGCCTCGCCTCAGCAGTTCACGAGGGTTGACGGCCTGGCTGTTGATGGCCAGACCGTCGCCGTTGCCGACCTGCCGCCCATCCAACGGATCGCCATCCTTCCCGATCGGACGACCGGTCGGGACTGGGGGTTGCCCTACCTGCGTCGCGCGGTCGAGGACCTGAACCGGACGAGCCCCGACGCGGTCTTCTGCATCGGGGACATGGTGCAGGGCTACACCCGAAGCGTCGAGGAGTGGGAGCGCCAGGCCGAAGAGTTCAAGTCGATCATTGCTCCCTTGACCATGCCCTTCTTTCCCGTGGCCGGCAACCACGATGTCATGGGAGGAACCCGCCGTCCCGACGACGACACCTTCATCGCCCACTACCGGCGGGTCTTCGGACCGCTCTGGTACACGGTCGAGCTCGATCACCTGACCTCGATCATTTTGTACTCCGAAGAGGGGCTCTTTGAGCGCAGAGCCCGACTCTCCGACGAGCAGTTGCAGTGGCTCTCGGGCGCCTTGACCGCCGCGAAGGCGCGGGGGAAGCCGATCATCGTGCTGCTTCACCGCCCGCTCTGGCGGATTGGCGCGGTCGGTTGGAGCGAGCGGGTGCAGCCGCTGCTCGATGCGGCCGGCGTGAAGGCCGTCTTTGCAGGCCACTTCCACTCCATGCAGCGGGATGAGAGTGTCGGCGGGGTCGACTACCACATCGTCGGAGTGTGCGGCGGCGCGATCGACCAGCATCCGTTGAGCGGACAGTTCCATCACCTGACCTACATCGATGTGCGGGCCGACGGCACCCTTCGAGTGCACCACTCCCCCGTGGGGGCCACGCTTCCCGATGATTGGGTGGCGCGGGACGATCAGGATCGCGTCTACAAGCTGCGCTTCGATCGTGATGTGCTCACTTGGAAGGGTGTCTTTCCCGACCCTTCGATGGCTTCCGCGCCCATCGTGGGCGAAGTGGAGCTTGAGTTCCGCAACCCGCTCGATGTGCAGGTCGAGGTCTCCCTCGAACAGGTCCGCGCGGCACCTGGGCCGTGGATCGTGCCGAACGAGCACTTCCTGAGTTGGACCCCGGTGGACATCTTCAACCGGGCTACGCACGAGCTGATCGGTCCATTCAACATCTCGGGGCTCGATCGCCATCCGGTCGATCCGGGCGATCGAACGCAGATTCCCGTGCGCCTCCGGGCCATCCCCGTGAGCGCGCCCGTGGCTCCGCCACCCATCGAGTTCCGGGTGAAGCTGCTCGACCGTCGCAGCCGCGAGATCCCGGTCTTCATGCCGCTTCGGCTTCCGATCCAGCGCATCATTCCGCTGCCCGACCGCCTCGAGAGCGCCACGCCCTACCCGATCTGTGTTTGGGAGCCCTCGCCCTACGACACACTCGAAGAGAATCCGACGGTTCGACTGGCGCTCGAGCGGAGCGCCACGGCCGACGCGCTCCTCGTGGAAGTCCGTGTGCCCGACTCGGTCGTCAGCGCGTATGAGGATGACCAGCGCACCTTCGAAGAGCGGCGTGATGACCCCCTCGCCGATGCCGTGCGAATCCAGATCGGGACAACCCGTCGCAGCGTCGATGTCCTGACCGAACCATTTGCGGGCCAGACTTTCGGAGATGCCTGCGAAGCGGAAACCCCGGAGCGCTGGCCCAACAACGCGGGCTGGACGCAGCGCATTCGTGTGCCCTGGCCGGGTGGACGCTTCGACCCCAATGCCTCTCCGACCCTCAACATCGGCGTGGCTGACAACGACGACACCTATCACACCCAGTGGCGCTGGCTCTCCCCCAAGTCCCATCCCGCCCGCCTCATGCTTCAGCCCAGCGCGGGAAGGCGCTGA
- the pyrF gene encoding orotidine-5'-phosphate decarboxylase, producing MNPDDEVAPSDRLEARIRALEAPVCVGLDPVFARLPEVIRTQAPSEVEAIERFSVVLLDAVEGVVPAVKPQAACFERYGAAGYLALERVMKAARGRFEIILDWKRGDIGVSSEHYAAGAVALGADWVTASPYLGLDGVRPFLDAGLGVFALVRTSNADGDRVQSRRLDDGEGGTVAEAVAALIASEGERWVGASGLSSLGAVVGATKFADAARLRALMPKQIFLVPGYGAQGAGPREAAACFRADGSGALITASRSVIYAFEPGDRAWSDSVRAAAEAFARDIAQVVHP from the coding sequence ATGAACCCCGATGACGAGGTCGCGCCATCGGATCGCCTCGAAGCTCGCATTCGGGCGCTGGAGGCGCCCGTCTGCGTGGGCCTCGATCCCGTGTTCGCGCGGCTCCCGGAGGTGATACGGACGCAGGCCCCGAGCGAGGTCGAGGCAATCGAGCGCTTCTCGGTGGTGCTGCTCGATGCCGTTGAGGGAGTGGTGCCCGCGGTCAAGCCGCAGGCGGCGTGCTTCGAGCGTTACGGCGCGGCGGGGTACCTGGCCCTCGAGCGTGTGATGAAGGCGGCTCGCGGTCGTTTCGAGATCATCCTCGACTGGAAGCGTGGCGACATCGGGGTCTCCTCGGAGCACTACGCCGCGGGTGCGGTGGCGCTCGGGGCTGATTGGGTGACGGCGAGTCCCTATCTCGGCCTCGACGGCGTGCGACCCTTCCTTGACGCCGGGCTTGGCGTCTTCGCGCTGGTGCGGACCAGCAACGCCGACGGCGATCGCGTGCAGTCGCGGCGCCTTGATGATGGCGAGGGAGGCACCGTCGCCGAGGCCGTGGCGGCGCTGATTGCAAGCGAGGGCGAGCGCTGGGTCGGTGCCTCTGGATTGAGTTCGCTTGGCGCTGTCGTGGGAGCCACCAAGTTCGCCGATGCAGCACGGCTCCGTGCCCTCATGCCGAAGCAGATCTTCCTGGTGCCCGGCTATGGAGCACAGGGCGCCGGGCCGCGCGAGGCGGCGGCGTGCTTCCGGGCCGATGGGAGCGGTGCCCTCATCACGGCGAGCCGAAGCGTCATTTACGCCTTTGAGCCGGGTGATCGGGCGTGGAGTGACTCGGTGCGCGCGGCAGCCGAGGCCTTCGCCCGAGACATTGCCCAGGTGGTTCACCCGTGA
- a CDS encoding CinA family nicotinamide mononucleotide deamidase-related protein: MKAAILSIGDELILGQIAERNAGWLSAQLAEIGVLTREHRTVADDLEAIVRALRELLDQARVVITTGGLGPTDDDLLRPALARVLGDEPLVEDPEARAALERWFANQHRVMPEINLRQAQRPVSASCLENPHGTAPGLVAPCGESRVWCLPGPPVEMHPMFERFIRPALEAGRRMRVVKLASIPCFGLGESVVAERLGELMARDRDPLVGTTASNLVVTIRIRSEQAMAHDAEAFDAFVDGVIERVHPYALGRSPMTIAEAFAEVALAKGVRAAFAESCTAGLASAMLGEVPGASRWLEGSVVSYSNEIKASMLGVPPEILNRHGAVSAESAAAMVRGAIEKFGVSAAASITGVAGPDGGSESKPVGTVFIATAVGRLPEVVVRRFRLPGLRKAIQERSARSAIGALRLHLLGWGSVPLLGEAEPARAVSP; this comes from the coding sequence TTGAAGGCGGCGATTCTCTCGATCGGGGATGAACTCATTCTCGGGCAGATCGCCGAGCGCAATGCCGGGTGGCTCTCTGCACAACTCGCCGAGATCGGCGTGCTGACCCGTGAACATCGCACGGTGGCCGACGATCTCGAGGCGATCGTTCGCGCACTTCGCGAGCTTCTCGATCAAGCGCGGGTCGTCATCACCACGGGCGGACTCGGACCAACCGACGATGACCTTCTCAGGCCCGCGCTCGCCCGAGTGCTCGGCGATGAGCCCCTCGTCGAAGACCCCGAGGCTCGCGCAGCGCTCGAGCGCTGGTTCGCGAACCAGCACCGGGTCATGCCGGAAATCAATCTTCGCCAGGCGCAGCGGCCCGTGTCGGCCTCGTGTCTTGAGAACCCTCACGGCACGGCGCCGGGCCTCGTCGCCCCATGTGGAGAGAGTCGAGTCTGGTGTCTTCCGGGACCACCGGTCGAGATGCACCCGATGTTCGAGCGCTTCATCCGGCCGGCGCTTGAGGCGGGACGGCGGATGCGCGTGGTGAAGCTTGCGTCGATTCCCTGCTTCGGACTGGGCGAGAGCGTCGTGGCCGAGCGCCTCGGCGAGTTGATGGCGCGCGATCGCGATCCCCTCGTCGGCACCACCGCGAGCAACTTGGTCGTCACGATCCGCATTCGAAGTGAACAGGCGATGGCCCACGACGCCGAGGCGTTCGACGCCTTTGTCGACGGGGTGATCGAGCGGGTGCATCCGTATGCGCTCGGTCGCAGCCCCATGACGATCGCCGAGGCCTTCGCCGAGGTCGCGCTCGCGAAGGGCGTCCGCGCGGCGTTTGCCGAAAGCTGCACGGCGGGACTCGCAAGCGCCATGCTCGGCGAAGTGCCGGGCGCGAGTCGCTGGCTCGAGGGTTCCGTGGTGAGTTACTCCAATGAGATCAAGGCATCGATGCTCGGGGTGCCGCCCGAGATTCTCAATCGACATGGCGCCGTGAGCGCCGAGAGCGCGGCGGCCATGGTGAGGGGCGCCATCGAGAAGTTCGGCGTCTCTGCCGCCGCCTCGATCACGGGAGTCGCCGGACCCGATGGAGGCAGCGAGTCGAAGCCCGTCGGAACCGTCTTCATCGCCACGGCGGTCGGCCGCCTGCCTGAGGTGGTAGTGCGCCGTTTCCGTCTGCCCGGCCTTCGAAAGGCGATTCAGGAGCGATCGGCCCGATCGGCGATCGGGGCGCTGCGGCTTCACCTGCTCGGCTGGGGAAGCGTTCCGCTTCTGGGCGAAGCAGAGCCCGCCCGGGCGGTCAGCCCGTAA
- a CDS encoding extracellular solute-binding protein: protein MNEARRHRLVMGGFLAALLVLVGVPLLVRPSSVVVEPGARRVIIVTPHNEQIRHEFGLAFERWHRERYGEPAKVIWNTPGGTSEISRLLRSSWEAALKSGQEPGGDADILFGGGSFEFDRLAEPIVVRTPDGDRSAAVLEPVEFSEEWLVETFGDNDIGGRTLYDPRGRWVGAALSGFGIVWNNDVLARLGLEEPTTWSDLADPRFRGWISMVNPAQSSSIATAIQAILEREGWEEGWRILRRATANSRSYSASSTRVPIDVSQGDAGAGICIDFYGRSQAQTLLEADRARLGPTARPRVGYADPVGRTVIDSDPIAMLRNPLDREMARRFIEFVVSDQGQALWQFRAGSPDGPERFELRRMPIRRDFIEGNLDRFVDRVDPFRIAQAPSHPNESTRLFVTPIFSGMAMDLHGLLTAAWRRIVEHPAYPKKDGIVTASMVDDPQLRRWLEHFDAMPKIPGPDGTTFDLADPANLRQVAAGWIGVDGRPAAWAGQGLWPSSIRGDEALRRRLRDFFEAQYRAIIEDREATPSTGVPHSASRNRADGRAP from the coding sequence GTGAACGAGGCAAGGCGTCATCGACTGGTGATGGGCGGCTTTCTCGCGGCTCTTCTGGTCCTTGTCGGAGTGCCTCTCCTGGTGCGCCCGTCGAGTGTCGTCGTCGAGCCCGGCGCGAGACGCGTCATCATTGTGACCCCGCACAATGAGCAGATCCGTCACGAGTTCGGACTCGCCTTCGAGCGCTGGCACCGGGAGCGTTACGGCGAGCCGGCGAAGGTGATCTGGAACACCCCCGGTGGCACGAGTGAGATTTCGCGATTGCTGCGTTCGAGCTGGGAAGCGGCGCTGAAGAGCGGCCAGGAACCGGGCGGTGATGCGGACATTCTCTTTGGCGGCGGCTCCTTCGAGTTTGACCGCTTGGCCGAGCCGATCGTCGTGCGCACGCCGGATGGTGATCGATCGGCGGCGGTCCTTGAGCCTGTGGAGTTCTCTGAGGAGTGGCTCGTTGAGACATTCGGTGACAACGACATTGGAGGTCGCACGCTCTATGACCCGCGCGGGCGCTGGGTGGGGGCTGCGCTCTCCGGGTTCGGCATCGTCTGGAACAACGATGTTCTCGCGCGCCTCGGCCTGGAGGAGCCGACGACATGGAGCGACCTTGCGGATCCGCGCTTTCGAGGCTGGATCTCGATGGTGAATCCGGCGCAGTCGAGTTCCATTGCCACCGCCATTCAGGCGATTCTCGAGCGGGAGGGTTGGGAAGAGGGGTGGCGCATCCTCCGTCGCGCGACTGCGAATTCACGGAGCTATAGCGCCAGCTCCACGCGCGTGCCGATCGATGTGAGCCAGGGTGACGCTGGTGCCGGCATCTGCATCGACTTCTACGGTCGCTCGCAGGCGCAGACCCTGCTCGAAGCGGATCGCGCTCGGCTTGGTCCGACGGCGCGGCCCCGCGTCGGCTACGCCGATCCCGTTGGTCGAACGGTCATCGACTCCGACCCGATCGCGATGCTGCGGAATCCGCTAGACCGTGAGATGGCGCGGCGCTTCATCGAGTTCGTCGTCTCCGACCAGGGTCAGGCGCTCTGGCAGTTCCGGGCTGGTTCGCCCGATGGTCCGGAGCGATTCGAACTTCGTCGCATGCCGATTCGGCGCGACTTCATCGAGGGCAATCTCGATCGCTTCGTCGACCGCGTCGATCCCTTCAGGATCGCGCAGGCTCCGTCGCATCCGAACGAGTCGACTCGGCTCTTCGTCACGCCGATCTTCTCCGGCATGGCGATGGACCTCCATGGACTTCTGACGGCCGCGTGGCGCCGAATCGTGGAGCATCCGGCCTATCCGAAGAAGGACGGCATCGTGACCGCGTCAATGGTCGATGACCCGCAGTTGCGCCGCTGGCTTGAACATTTCGATGCGATGCCAAAGATCCCCGGTCCCGATGGCACGACCTTCGACCTCGCGGATCCCGCCAACCTGAGGCAGGTCGCCGCGGGGTGGATCGGCGTCGATGGTCGGCCCGCCGCATGGGCCGGGCAGGGGCTCTGGCCCTCGAGCATTCGTGGCGACGAGGCGCTTCGGCGTCGCCTTCGGGATTTCTTTGAAGCGCAGTATCGCGCGATCATCGAAGATCGCGAGGCGACGCCGTCAACGGGAGTGCCCCACTCGGCGTCGCGGAATCGCGCGGATGGGAGAGCGCCTTGA
- a CDS encoding phosphomannomutase/phosphoglucomutase, with product MLAKVFKAYDIRATYPRPLNEKIAWQIGWGTAELLLGEAANALDPDPMARTVVVGRDMRKSSPALSQALRQGMLDFGADVIDVGLVDTPFISFAINHLGCAGGVQTTASHNPAEYNGFKISRMKAKPVGEGSGLERIREFAALVEREKADRRGGREEKRDLWPAYREHVLRLLDPRLLDGRATLEVVIDASNGMAGTMVPKLFDGVKGLRVTRLHFDNSSGEFVHEPNPLVEANLADLRREVVKRGAAFGVCFDGDADRCMIVDETGAPIGCDLLLAWLVPGFLASAPGAGVIYDLRSSRAVPEAIRAAGGVPIESRVGHVFMKSKLAESGGIVGGELSGHFYFRDMFNTDSGARALVAVLNQALRDGRPLSKALAPLRRYHQSGEINFENENKQGALDALRRAFPKAKVTSLDGLSLDAGIWWCNVRMSNTEPLLRLNLEAADRGTVDTMVRELSRHLGRRVAH from the coding sequence ATGCTGGCGAAGGTCTTCAAGGCGTATGACATCCGCGCGACCTACCCTCGGCCCCTGAACGAGAAGATCGCGTGGCAGATCGGATGGGGTACGGCTGAACTCCTGCTGGGAGAAGCGGCCAACGCGCTCGACCCAGACCCGATGGCTCGCACGGTCGTCGTGGGTCGTGACATGCGGAAGAGCTCACCGGCGCTCTCTCAGGCCCTGCGGCAGGGGATGCTCGACTTCGGCGCCGATGTCATCGATGTGGGGCTCGTTGACACACCCTTCATCTCCTTTGCGATCAACCACCTCGGCTGCGCCGGAGGAGTGCAGACCACCGCCAGCCACAATCCAGCGGAGTACAACGGCTTCAAGATCAGCCGCATGAAGGCGAAGCCCGTCGGCGAGGGGAGCGGCCTCGAGCGCATTCGCGAATTCGCAGCGCTCGTTGAGCGTGAGAAAGCTGATCGTCGTGGCGGCCGGGAGGAGAAGCGCGACCTCTGGCCCGCCTACCGCGAGCATGTGCTTCGACTTCTCGATCCTCGCCTTCTCGACGGTCGCGCCACCCTCGAGGTGGTCATCGATGCCAGCAACGGCATGGCGGGCACCATGGTGCCGAAGCTCTTCGACGGCGTGAAGGGACTCCGCGTTACGCGTCTCCACTTCGACAACTCAAGCGGTGAGTTCGTGCATGAGCCCAATCCGCTGGTCGAGGCGAATCTCGCCGACCTCAGGCGCGAGGTCGTCAAGCGAGGCGCCGCCTTCGGCGTCTGCTTCGATGGCGATGCGGACCGCTGCATGATCGTCGATGAGACCGGGGCGCCGATCGGCTGTGACCTGCTGCTCGCGTGGCTGGTGCCCGGCTTCCTCGCCTCGGCGCCGGGGGCGGGTGTGATCTACGACCTTCGATCGAGCCGGGCCGTGCCCGAGGCGATCCGGGCCGCTGGCGGCGTCCCCATCGAGAGTCGGGTCGGCCATGTCTTCATGAAGTCGAAGCTCGCCGAGAGTGGCGGCATCGTGGGTGGCGAACTCTCCGGGCACTTCTACTTCCGCGACATGTTCAACACGGACTCGGGTGCCCGAGCGCTCGTCGCCGTGCTGAACCAGGCGCTGCGCGACGGTCGGCCGCTCTCCAAGGCGCTCGCGCCTCTGCGCCGCTACCACCAGAGCGGCGAGATCAACTTCGAGAATGAGAACAAGCAGGGGGCGCTTGATGCGCTTCGGCGCGCCTTTCCGAAGGCCAAGGTCACCTCGCTCGACGGCCTCAGCCTCGACGCCGGCATCTGGTGGTGCAATGTGCGCATGAGCAACACCGAGCCGCTCCTCCGACTGAATCTCGAGGCTGCCGATCGAGGCACCGTCGACACGATGGTCAGGGAACTCTCGCGTCACCTCGGTCGCCGCGTGGCGCATTGA
- a CDS encoding acyl-CoA thioesterase has translation MIGVSTSLPELIHSPASEVPEWAVVAHPRPYLCTLTPDGATASRAVPHVNNIEYLRWVDRAAELHARAIGMSRESLLEQGQMWFVARHELDYEAEAWPGDALVVATWVRNVGKARSWRDTVVWRPRDRTVVLRAATSWVLVDILSRKPARLTDEVALQLDPLEPRDLAGRSIP, from the coding sequence GTGATCGGCGTGTCGACCTCACTCCCCGAACTCATCCATTCGCCCGCCTCGGAAGTCCCCGAGTGGGCGGTGGTTGCCCACCCTCGTCCCTACCTCTGCACACTCACGCCCGATGGGGCGACCGCGAGCCGGGCGGTGCCTCATGTCAACAACATCGAGTACCTGCGATGGGTCGATCGCGCCGCCGAGCTTCATGCACGGGCCATCGGCATGTCCCGCGAGAGCCTGCTTGAGCAGGGCCAGATGTGGTTCGTCGCACGGCACGAACTCGACTACGAAGCCGAGGCGTGGCCGGGCGATGCGCTTGTGGTGGCGACCTGGGTTCGCAATGTTGGCAAGGCCCGCTCATGGCGCGACACGGTGGTCTGGAGGCCTCGAGATCGAACCGTCGTCCTCCGCGCGGCGACCTCCTGGGTGTTGGTGGACATCCTGTCTCGGAAGCCGGCGAGGCTCACCGACGAGGTCGCCCTTCAGCTCGACCCGCTCGAACCTCGCGATCTCGCAGGCCGTAGCATTCCCTGA
- a CDS encoding DUF971 domain-containing protein, producing MDPAPPSGASDSPVHLDLDRQSGLTVRWRDGHISFYPIAHLRRMSPSADARAIRESLAKNPLTVLPARKAPDGPIHAQDAELVGNYALRIRFSDGHDTGLFSWAYLRSIEPPPSAVPRSEKPVEPGPTGKEHPA from the coding sequence ATGGACCCAGCGCCCCCGTCGGGAGCCAGCGATTCACCCGTCCATCTCGACCTTGACCGTCAGAGTGGACTCACCGTGCGCTGGCGCGACGGACACATCAGCTTCTATCCGATCGCGCACCTGAGGCGCATGAGCCCTTCGGCCGATGCCAGGGCGATCCGGGAGAGCCTCGCGAAGAACCCTCTCACAGTCCTGCCCGCACGAAAGGCCCCCGACGGGCCGATTCACGCTCAGGATGCCGAGCTCGTCGGAAACTACGCCCTTCGAATTCGCTTCTCCGATGGGCACGACACCGGGCTCTTCTCGTGGGCTTACCTTCGCTCCATTGAGCCGCCACCTTCGGCGGTCCCCCGCTCGGAGAAGCCCGTCGAGCCCGGGCCAACGGGCAAAGAGCACCCCGCGTGA
- the rpsB gene encoding 30S ribosomal protein S2 yields MASLVKELVEAGIHFGQRRSNWNPRMAPYIHGVKNQIHIIDIRETIKGLLLAKKFVARTVAEGKDVCFVGTKRQARGAIEQYCTDVKMPYVTERWLGGTLTNFRTIRDRLKRLEELEGLMTSGEIKNYSKKMESQLTREQKKIFRNLNGIRSMTRLPGALVVIDVNRETNALNEARNLGIPTICLIDTDGNPELADIPIPGNDDSMRSIDIVVRELCGAVTDGRSLRSEQAVTEGQRSDGASEGSAVPPRRRSSRSQFRADGRAEASEAVEAPAAARSASPAPESIADNA; encoded by the coding sequence ATGGCATCGCTCGTCAAGGAACTCGTTGAGGCCGGCATTCACTTCGGCCAGCGTCGGAGCAACTGGAATCCGCGCATGGCGCCGTACATCCACGGCGTCAAGAATCAGATCCACATCATCGACATCCGGGAGACCATCAAGGGTCTTCTCCTGGCGAAGAAGTTCGTCGCACGCACCGTCGCCGAGGGGAAGGATGTCTGCTTCGTGGGCACCAAGCGACAGGCGCGCGGTGCCATCGAGCAGTACTGCACCGATGTGAAGATGCCCTATGTCACCGAGCGCTGGCTCGGTGGAACGCTCACCAACTTCCGCACCATTCGAGATCGCCTCAAGCGGCTCGAGGAGCTGGAAGGACTCATGACGAGCGGCGAGATCAAGAACTACTCCAAGAAGATGGAGTCGCAGCTCACACGCGAGCAGAAGAAGATCTTCCGGAATCTCAACGGCATTCGAAGCATGACCCGGCTCCCTGGGGCCCTTGTGGTCATTGATGTGAACCGCGAGACCAATGCGCTCAACGAGGCGAGAAACCTCGGCATTCCGACGATCTGCCTCATCGACACCGACGGTAATCCGGAACTTGCCGACATTCCGATCCCAGGCAACGACGACTCGATGCGCTCGATCGACATCGTGGTCCGCGAGCTCTGCGGCGCCGTCACCGATGGACGGTCCCTGCGCAGCGAGCAGGCCGTGACCGAAGGCCAGCGCAGCGATGGCGCCTCCGAAGGCTCCGCCGTGCCGCCGCGCCGACGATCAAGCCGCAGCCAGTTCCGCGCCGATGGCCGAGCCGAGGCGTCGGAAGCCGTCGAGGCCCCGGCGGCGGCGCGAAGTGCGTCGCCTGCGCCCGAGAGCATCGCCGACAACGCCTGA